The proteins below come from a single Triticum aestivum cultivar Chinese Spring chromosome 5D, IWGSC CS RefSeq v2.1, whole genome shotgun sequence genomic window:
- the LOC123122148 gene encoding UPF0664 stress-induced protein C29B12.11c — translation MAENPQLFGNGMPVPFHGEMFVLARDGVEFHVDKIPSAPGGHAKTKGTIYLSNIRMVFVAAKPVGNFFAFDMPLLYVHGEKFNQPIFHCNNISGFVEPVVPESQNRALYSTHTFKILFKEGGCGTFVPLFLNLITSVRRYNQFEAQPATVPRVDPMQAAQTPVDDMMRHAYVDPHDPTKIFLQQPAAESQLRRRNYHGPAENVY, via the exons ATGGCGGAGAACCCGCAGCTGTTCGGGAACGGGATGCCCGTGCCCTTCCACGGCGAGATGTTCGTCCTCGCCCGCGACGGCGTCGAGTTCCACGTCGACAAGATCCCCTC GGCGCCCGGCGGTCACGCAAAAACAAAGGGCACCATATACCTTTCTAACATAAGGATGGTGTTTGTCGCCGCCAAGCCTGTTGGGAACTTCTTTGCCTTTGATATGCCTCTG CTGTACGTGCACGGTGAGAAGTTCAACCAACCGATATTTCACTGCAACAATATTTCTGGATTCGTTGAGCCG GTTGTTCCAGAAAGCCAGAACAGGGCTCTGTACTCGACCCACACCTTCAAGATCTTGTTCAAGGAAGGTGGATGTGGTACCTTTGTGCCACTCTTCCTGAACCTGATCACATCAGTGCGGCGCTACAATCAGTTTGAAGCCCAGCCCGCTACTGTGCCCCGTGTGGACCCCATGCAGGCAGCGCAAACTCCTGTCGACGACATGATGCGCCATGC GTACGTCGATCCACATGATCCTACCAAGATCTTCCTCCAGCAGCCCGCAGCGGAATCCCAGCTGAGGAGGAGAAACTACCACGGCCCCGCTGAGAATGTGTACTGA
- the LOC123120734 gene encoding uncharacterized protein, with product MEEGLSLALYAPSLRRIVVETDYVEALELVNVKDAKLTPLRFEYHPVRKSWKTIDRLDISKIPNSRKEEPSSEPHSCCSVAMAKARPHSERSSHRRRNLLLAVALLSAALLLPAATASAAVAVAAEGDGENRSRGAATQWATGKDEGELAAEREAVGVGSVVEDDFAGGFGSLDSMLQWAIGNSDPGRLKEEAADVQKLSEDELLKRRHEIKDLMEKLKMPSDADLMKIAIADLNNASISLEDRQRALQELLILVEPIDNANDLDKIGGLVPVIQDLNNANEEIRITSAWILGTASQNNALVQSQILGYGALARLVKMGYSTSAKEAAKAMYAISALIRNNVNGQEAFTSENGNAMLQHILGSNSVDVRLQKKAVFLITDLADFQLNSGSSGLAFLSERVFLKSVTDMLSKFDLDLQEKVLLAIRSLLKLPSTDATDLESCGLDSVLYRLGVQLEELPSEEQKEYAGEVDALRREVEMLFQQKLKRGTATAAL from the exons ATGGAGGAGGGCCTCAGTCTGGCGTTGTATGCCCCCTCCCTTCGGCGGATCGTGGTAGAGACGGATTACGTGGAAGCCCTCGAGCTAGTGAATGTCAAAGACGCCAAACTCACCCCATTACGCTTCGAGTATCACCCAGTGAGAAAATCATGGAAAACTAT AGACCGCCTCGACATCTCGAAAATTCCAAACAGCAGAAAAGAAGAACCCTCTTCCGAACCCCACTCCTGCTGCTCCGTGGCCATGGCGAAGGCGAGGCCGCACTCGGAGCGATCCAGTCACCGCCGCCGCAACCTCCTCCTCGCGGTCGCTCTCCTGTCGGCAGCTCTCCTCCTTCCAGCGGCGACGGCCtccgcggcggtggcggtggcggcggagggggaCGGGGAGAACAGGTCGCGCGGGGCGGCGACGCAGTGGGCGACGGGGAAGGACGAGGGGGAGCTGGCCGCGGAGCGGGAGGCCGTTGGCGTGGGCTCGGTGGTGGAGGACGACTTCGCGGGAGGCTTCGGCTCCCTCGACAGCATGCTGCAGTGGGCCATCG GGAATTCAGATCCAGGAAGGCTGAAAGAAGAGGCGGCGGATGTGCAGAAGTTATCAGAGGATGAGCTGCTCAAGCGGCGGCATGAGATTAAG GACTTGATGGAAAAGTTAAAGATGCCATCAGATGCTGACTTAATGAAGATTGCAATTGCTGACTTAAATAATGCTTCCATTTCACTGGAGGATCGCCAGCGTGCATTGCAAGAGCTTTTAATTCTTGTTGAGCCCATTGATAATGCAAATG ACCTTGACAAAATTGGGGGCCTTGTTCCCGTGATTCAAGATCTTAATAATGCAAATGAAGAAATACGGATCACCTCTGCATGGATCCTGGGTACAGCCAGTCAAAATAATGCCCTTGTCCAAAGCCAG ATTCTTGGTTATGGAGCTTTGGCAAGATTAGTGAAGATGGGTTATTCCACTTCGGCAAAAGAAGCTGCGAAGGCAATGTATGCTATATCGGctttgatcagaaataatgtaaaTGGTCAGGAGGCATTCACTTCAGAAAATGGGAACGCAATGTTGCAG CACATACTAGGAAGCAACAGTGTTGATGTTCGGCTTCAGAAGAAGGCAGTGTTTTTAATAACTGACCTAGCAGACTTTCAGCTAAATTCTGGAAGCTCAGGGCTCGCATTCTTAAGTGAACGTGTTTTTCTGAAGTCAGTCACTGATATGTTATCGAAGTTTGACCTTGACCTTCAAGAAAAG GTTTTGTTGGCCATTAGGAGTCTGCTGAAGCTTCCCTCGACGGACGCCACGGACTTGGAGTCATGCGGCCTAGACAGCGTGCTGTACAGACTGGGGGTGCAGCTGGAGGAGCTGCCATCAGAGGAGCAGAAGGAGTACGCCGGGGAGGTTGACGCCCTCCGGAGAGAAGTAGAGATGCTCTTCCAACAGAAGCTCAAGCGG GGTACAGCTACGGCGGCATTATAG
- the LOC123120735 gene encoding putative disease resistance RPP13-like protein 1: MLAPDGQAPPPIISELYKNASSVLNLDASGKLKELELFDDLKSAFYEAEDILDDVEYYRLEKQIQDDCPKSEVAAPRRDKDRVKKPLRQKECGMSKTELKQSLEKIEKVINDACGLFEQMNLPNKSNASKPANSRGAVTTARPPSVVIGRDKDCDTIVAMLHDKEDAQPDTNRAHCRYSIIGIHGIGGSGKSTLSQLVCAHEEKDGHFNFVMWVHVSQDFSVDTIFRQMSEAATRTPCPQFNNLDALQTNLEKILHGKRFLLVLDDVWYNNRDVRQYEKLQQILSPLNAGEAGSKVLVTSRTKDALIALGAAEHRCIPMSVLGEDVFLKLFKHYAFHNVCVAADDRIRLEDIATHIAKKLKGSPLAAKIVGGQLRMRPNIDYWRSSRDGNHLDDTMGALWWSYQHLDEQVRRCFAYCSIFPRGRYLERHELVKLWAAEGFARSSNEGKDLEDVCQGYFDELVSASFLQSEVKKYSSKKDTYIVHDLLLDLADKVAGSDCFRIENQWKQIGDSLVMEGCEDEVPPDARHLFVQTYGSELINEKICKLDKLRTLIIDGVDDRKQVEEKVVKSLFVRLKKLRVLIIPVYNDQGTFSVPESIGQLRHLRYLRHLRFETRYGKKLVLPSTLSKLYHMQVLDFFDIQNLVFSSRDDMFSLINLRHMAGMPFLKIPRVGRMTLLRTLQKIIVGKEQGCELKQLGGLNQLRGKLSIAGLENVETRQEALEAKLGDKEGLTALELWWCHDTRGELKKQEAQTEVLEGLCPPKHLESLSIYSYHGLRYPSWMMGQHDGGPKYLNELSLNHSSTELGRVLGGFWPHLRSFHMYRCSSSTMPDHMEHLTSLTRLDLNWCPNIRSLPTLPRSLEYLSLFFCNEMLMSACRRAGDPNWEKTQHIPYVCVNDLESTEWIRTAHVDRGGSSSSSAPKTPSSVEAV, encoded by the exons atgttggCACCTGACGGGCAGGCCCCGCCG CCCATCATCTCTGAGCTTTACAAGAACGCCTCCTCCGTCCTCAACTTGGATGCTTCGGGGAAGCTCAAGGAACTGGAACTGTTCGACGATCTTAAGTCTGCTTTCTACGAAGCAGAGGACATCTTGGATGATGTTGAGTATTACCGTCTCGAGAAACAGATACAAGATGACTGTCCCAAGTCAGAGGTGGCCGCGCCTCGACGTGACAAGGATCGCGTCAAGAAGCCCTTACGGCAAAAG GAGTGTGGCATGTCAAAAACAGAGTTGAAGCAGAGCCTAGAAAAAATAGAAAAGGTCATAAATGATGCATGTGGACTTTTTGAACAGATGAACTTGCCAAACAAAAGTAACGCGAGCAAACCTGCCAACTCACGTGGTGCAGTCACTACGGCGAGGCCTCCATCTGTGGTAATCGGACGAGATAAAGATTGTGATACCATAGTAGCAATGCTTCATGATAAGGAAGATGCTCAACCAGACACCAATAGGGCTCATTGTCGTTATTCCATAATCGGCATTCATGGCATCGGTGGTTCTGGGAAATCAACCCTTTCACAACTTGTTTGTGCCCATGAGGAAAAGGATGGTCATTTCAACTTTGTTATGTGGGTTCACGTTTCTCAGGATTTTAGTGTGGATACCATTTTCAGGCAGATGTCTGAGGCCGCTACCAGGACCCCGTGCCCTCAGTTCAATAATCTTGACGCCTTACAAACTAATTTGGAGAAGATACTGCATGGAAAACGGTTCCTCTTGGTACTAGATGATGTTTGGTACAATAATAGAGATGTGAGGCAGTATGAGAAGCTGCAACAGATACTTTCACCGCTGAACGCTGGAGAGGCAGGAAGCAAGGTCCTGGTGACTAGTCGAACTAAAGACGCATTGATAGCTCTGGGTGCTGCAGAGCATAGATGTATTCCCATGTCAGTCCTAGGTGAAGATGTCTTCCTGAAATTGTTCAAGCACTATGCATTTCACAACGTGTGCGTTGCTGCTGATGACCGAATAAGACTCGAAGACATTGCGACTCACATTGCAAAAAAGCTGAAGGGATCACCTCTGGCGGCCAAAATTGTTGGAGGGCAGCTACGTATGAGGCCAAACATTGATTACTGGAGAAGTTCCCGAGATGGAAACCACTTGGATGACACcatgggagctctgtggtggagctACCAACATCTTGATGAACAGGTCAGACGATGCTTTGCTTACTGCAGTATTTTTCCTCGAGGACGTTACTTGGAACGACATGAGTTAGTTAAGCTTTGGGCTGCAGAAGGGTTTGCTAGAAGTAGCAATGAAGGGAAGGATTTGGAAGATGTTTGCCAGGGATACTTTGATGAACTAGTGTCAGCCTCATTTCTGCAATCTGAAGTAAAGAAGTACTCCAGTAAAAAGGATACTTATATAGTTCATGATCTGTTGCTTGATTTAGCAGATAAGGTTGCTGGAAGTGATTGTTTCAGAATAGAGAATCAATGGAAACAGATAGGAGATAGCTTGGTAATGGAAGGATGTGAAGATGAAGTTCCCCCAGACGCTCGCCATCTTTTTGTTCAGACCTATGGTTCAGAATTGATAAATGAGAAGATATGTAAATTGGACAAGCTGCGCACTCTCATCATTGATGGCGTAGATGACAGAAAACAAGTTGAGGAGAAAGTCGTCAAGAGTCTGTTTGTGAGGCTAAAGAAGTTGCGGGTGCTTATCATACCTGTCTATAATGATCAAGGTACATTTTCAGTCCCAGAATCTATTGGTCAGCTAAGGCATCTACGGTATCTACGGCATCTTCGTTTTGAGACTAGATACGGCAAGAAGCTGGTTTTaccaagcactttgagcaagcttTACCACATGCAGGTTCTAGATTTTTTTGATATTCAAAACTTGGTGTTCAGCTCGCGTGATGACATGTTTAGCCTCATCAACTTGCGACATATGGCCGGAATGCCGTTTCTGAAAATTCCAAGAGTTGGCAGGATGACATTGCTTCGAACGCTGCAAAAAATTATAGTGGGAAAGGAACAAGGGTGCGAGTTAAAGCAACTCGGCGGCCTAAACCAGCTTCGCGGCAAACTGAGTATCGCGGGCCTCGAAAACGTCGAGACCCGGCAGGAAGCccttgaagccaagctaggcgacAAAGAAGGGCTCACGGCATTGGAACTGTGGTGGTGTCATGATACGAGAGGAGAGTTGAAGAAACAGGAGGCTCAGACAGAGGTGCTGGAGGGTCTCTGCCCACCCAAGCATCTCGAATCACTGTCGATCTACTCCTACCATGGCTTGAGATACCCGAGCTGGATGATGGGCCAGCACGACGGCGGCCCAAAGTATCTGAACGAACTCAGCCTCAACCATTCCAGCACAGAGCTTGGGCGAGTGCTTGGTGGGTTCTGGCCTCACCTCCGTTCGTTCCACATGTACCGTTGCAGCTCGTCCACCATGCCGGATCACATGGAGCACCTGACGTCGCTCACGCGCCTGGACCTCAACTGGTGCCCGAACATTCGGTCGCTTCCGACGCTGCCGCGGTCTCTTGAGTATTTGAGTCTCTTCTTCTGCAATGAGATGCTGATGAGTGCGTGCAGAAGAGCTGGAGACCCCAACTGGGAAAAGACTCAGCACATTCCTTATGTATGTGTCAACGACTTAGAG TCGACAGAATGGATACGGACAGCCCATGTAGATCGCGgcggctcttcatcatcatcagcgcCCAAGACTCCCTCGAGCGTGGAGGCCGTGTGA
- the LOC123122147 gene encoding DNA repair RAD52-like protein 2, chloroplastic: MEAAAATGLRPFAAPLGAATRAGAGWRCAPGQRRLGRGARVAARLDGGVGKGVPTTNYVVPLDKATGMTRPLVEILRDLNKRVPDKIIDPDTNTVPWYHANRMLSFYAPGWCGEVRDVIYSNSGTVTVVYRVILKGTDGEAFRDATGTAKVHEGRNDDAVAAAEEAAFSKACARFGFGLYLYHQDEIP, from the exons ATGGAGGCCGCGGCGGCCACGGGGCTCCGCCCCTTCGCCGCGCCGCTCGGGGCAGCGACGAGGGCGGGCGCGGGCTGGCGGTGCGCGCCGGGCCAGCGGCGGCTTGGGCGGGGCGCGCGCGTGGCGGCGAGGCTGGACGGGGGCGTGGGGAAGGGGGTGCCCACCACCAACTACGTCGTGCCGCTCGACAAGGCCACCGGGATGACCCGCCCGCTCGTCGAGATCCTCAGGGACCTCAACAAGCGCGTCCCCGACAAGATCATCGACCCCGACACCAACACCGTCCCCTG GTACCATGCCAACAGAATGCTGAGCTTCTATGCACCAG GTTGGTGTGGTGAAGTTCGTGATGTTATTTATTCCAACAGTGGAACTGTGACCGTGGTCTATCGAGTGATTCTGAAAGGAACAGATGGAGAG GCTTTCAGAGACGCCACAGGCACGGCAAAGGTGCACGAGGGACGCAACGATGACGCTGTCGCGGCTGCGGAGGAGGCAGCATTCAGCAAGGCCTGCGCACGGTTTGGTTTCGGCCTGTACCTGTACCACCAGGATGAGATCCCGTAG